Below is a genomic region from Miscanthus floridulus cultivar M001 chromosome 1, ASM1932011v1, whole genome shotgun sequence.
CCTGTAGTACCGATGAACTTCCGATACTACCATTCAGGCCGGTACTACCGGTAAGTCAAAAACTGGCTCAGTTGTGAAGACCTGTAGTACCGATGTACAGCCGGTACTACCGGTCAGGCCGGTACTACCGGTGGACGACCGGTACTATCGGTAGGTCAGTTTTGAGCAAAAACACTGGGTACGAACTACCGGATGTCAGCCGGTACTACCGGTCATACCGGTACTACCGGTCAAACAGCGGTAGTACCGCTAGGTCATTTTTCCACTATTTTGTGAAGACCGGAAGTACCGGTACTTACAACCGGTACTACCGGAGACACTTCGAAGAAACCCAGCAGTGAGGTGTGCCAGGTATTTACTCTCTTTTTACAAATAAATTTTGCAGTTGAAATTTTTTTTTGCCTAGTGTTAGATCCTGGACACTAGGCAAAGCAGAATATTCAACACTTAACTTATCCTTTCACCCGAACCCGAACCCTAGGCTCAGAGCGCGCGAGCTCTTTCAGCGAAAAAAAtttcgcccgcccgcccgccgtcgGAAGCCGCCCGCCCGCGCCACCGGAAGCCGCCCACCCACCGCCAGTGTTCACCCGCCGCCTACCCGGCAGCTGGGGCGCCCCGCCCGCCCTCCATTCCGGCCGTCGCGCCCGCCCTCCATTGCTGTCCGCCGCGCGCGGGGGGCCTCGCCCGGCCGGTCCGCCAGGGCGCTGCCGCGCGGCCGCCGGTGCCCCCAGCCCGGCCTGCTCGGCGGGAAGGCTTTGGCCACCGGGCGGCCCGTGGCCAGGCCCCTGCGCAAGGCCCCTACGCCGTCCCGGGGCCCCCCACGCAGCCGGACCGACAGCAAGGTGCTGCGGCCCCCAGCCCGGCCCCGCTCACCAAGGAAAGGCACGGCCGCCGGGCGGCCCCTAGCTAGCCCCCAGCGCCGTCCCCTGGCTGGTCCTATGCCGCCCCGTGGCTGGCCCCAGGGAGAAGGTGAGCAGCAgtagagagggaggaggagggaacagagagagaggaggaaggtGGAGAGAAGAGGAAGCCCCATCGATCTGCTCCCGTCCGCCGGTGCCCTGCTTGACATTCCGTCCACCGACGTCTTGCTCTGGTGCCCTGCCCCATAAGCCAGCGCCTTGTTCCGATGCGCCTCCTGCCGGCCTGCAGCCCCGTCCGACACCACGCCATCTCTTTGATCAATGACTAGCACGCACGAGGTTCATCGACCACTTTTGTATTCGATACATGGTGTACGAGAAGTAGTGGTACAAATATGCATAGGATGGATAAATGATGATGTTGGCGGTGATTGTGTTAGTACTAGTTGTTGTTGTGTTAGTAGATGTAATTGCTTCCCTTGATATATATGTGTTTagtggccatcgtgccgttggttcaTTGCAGGTTTTGAGAATCTCaccgtacaggggaggtgctgccaaaatttttagACGTCTTAattcattttgtttttatttgcagGAAAAAGAAGGTGAGAAAGGAGCagaggcgaccccgatcgtcttcctcACCGGTGTCGGTCTGCctacaccgcgtcgcctcgccactgcactgaccctccacggccccgctagcctgactccaccgccaccttaggtataacccctctttccgtatcatggttgtAGGTGGCGAAgcccagttaggcatctcccgttcgaaatacatacggttggaggtatgtaaATCTTTGCATATCGATAACCGTatgtgtttcgaattgtccatgttttttggacagcccgcggctGCGTAGATGGATTAGTTTTCATGGTctgctcctatccgagatagagtttcagtatcacctccctgttgttctccggatacactctCCTTGTtaggacatgtatttggagaacaacgggtaggtgctgtcgaaattcATTCTTAGATAGGAGTAGATCATGAAAACTAATcttatctacgcatccgcgggtgggattaggacctatcctcacctattagatggtaggaacactgtgtagatgcaattgatgcttATATTACTcgttgatacatatgttagaggatggatgaccgtgagtggatgtacacgggccacagAAGCAAGGTTGATTTCACCAAAGAATGGATGTGCAAAATGGATGAGTTCTTGGAGTCAGCTTTTGGCGAGGCTGGTGGCAGACCTATTAAagctttgtgtccctgcagcaaatgtgcaaacagaaAAAGGCAAAACAAGGTGAATGTGGGTAAACATCTAGTGAATAATGGGTTCACGCCGAACTATACccagtgggtccaccatggtgaaggtcatcgtatgagagaggaggtagtGAGACCACGTCTGGAGGGtttcgatgctgatgccggggtagcggacatgttagatgactttcacgaagcacaGTATGTTGAAGGACGTAGGTTGGAGGAGATGGATGCAACAACAAAGgcattctacgacatgatggagtcAGCACAGAAACCCCTGCACGATAGGACAacgg
It encodes:
- the LOC136463883 gene encoding LOW QUALITY PROTEIN: uncharacterized protein (The sequence of the model RefSeq protein was modified relative to this genomic sequence to represent the inferred CDS: substituted 2 bases at 2 genomic stop codons): MDDREWMYTGHRSKVDFTKEWMCKMDEFLESAFGEAGGRPIKALCPCSKCANRKRQNKVNVGKHLVNNGFTPNYTQWVHHGEGHRMREEVVRPRLEGFDADAGVADMLDDTSSTPTLSXIXARSTSASPAIRPRPTTASHLVNELQAQLLEERRLHKEMEARVVEEREAQRQRIEELVGFVSTLGTAMGRTMPASLVLPLP